In Sphingomonas sp. G-3-2-10, a single window of DNA contains:
- the moaD gene encoding molybdopterin converting factor subunit 1 translates to MDLLYFAWVRERIGTGAEQVDPPEAVVNVADLICWLATRSPGHAEAFAEPARLRAAIDQRFVPLDAELGGAKEVAIFPPVTGGEGLGG, encoded by the coding sequence ATGGACCTGTTGTACTTCGCCTGGGTCCGCGAACGGATCGGGACCGGCGCCGAGCAGGTCGATCCTCCTGAAGCGGTAGTCAATGTCGCCGACCTGATCTGCTGGCTGGCAACGCGCAGCCCGGGCCATGCCGAAGCCTTTGCCGAACCGGCGCGGCTGCGTGCGGCGATCGACCAGCGGTTCGTGCCGCTCGACGCCGAGCTGGGCGGCGCGAAGGAAGTGGCGATCTTTCCGCCGGTGACGGGTGGTGAGGGGCTGGGCGGATGA
- a CDS encoding MFS transporter has protein sequence MITSVGLLKQRRFLPLFVTQFLGAFNDNLFKNAMVFFATYEIYKSVEAETQFSAIATGLFILPFFLFSALAGQLADSYDKARIMRIIKMAEVLIMLVGATGIFIGNLPLMLVALVGMGIHSTFFGPIKYAIIPQHMAPDEVLGGTGLVEAGTYIAILGGTIAGGLLDPHVAAVAVVAVAGIGWFSSTHIPTAPPVTKLKLDWNIFRSSYRLIAATLHIKRLYLAIIAISVFWTIAAVLAVLFPPLVKNVFHAQKDVASVFLGIFSVGIAIGSVIINRLLKGKVSARYAPLSVLAMAIFVFDFYLSARGWSGTPENLATTREFLSMPGTWRVLLDLIMIAITGGMFVVPLYAFLTTTVDKSQTSRTVAANNIVNSAFMVFGSVGILGVTEVGVSVSDAILVVLLLCVISALCGWRLYQAEKAHEMDSTVSLD, from the coding sequence ATGATCACTTCGGTCGGCCTGCTCAAGCAGCGGCGCTTCCTGCCGCTGTTCGTCACCCAGTTCCTGGGCGCGTTCAACGACAATCTCTTCAAGAACGCGATGGTGTTCTTCGCCACCTATGAGATCTACAAGAGTGTCGAGGCGGAGACGCAGTTCAGCGCGATCGCCACCGGCCTGTTCATCCTGCCCTTCTTCCTGTTCTCGGCACTCGCCGGCCAGCTGGCCGACAGCTACGACAAGGCCCGCATCATGCGGATCATCAAGATGGCCGAAGTGCTGATCATGCTGGTCGGCGCGACGGGCATCTTCATCGGCAACCTGCCGCTGATGCTCGTGGCTCTGGTCGGCATGGGCATCCATTCGACCTTCTTCGGCCCGATCAAATACGCGATCATCCCGCAGCATATGGCGCCCGACGAGGTGCTGGGCGGCACCGGCCTGGTCGAGGCCGGCACCTATATCGCCATCCTGGGCGGCACGATCGCGGGCGGCCTGCTCGATCCGCACGTCGCGGCGGTCGCGGTGGTAGCCGTGGCCGGGATCGGCTGGTTCTCGTCGACCCACATCCCCACCGCGCCGCCAGTGACGAAGCTCAAGCTCGACTGGAACATCTTCCGCTCGTCCTACCGACTGATCGCCGCGACGCTGCACATCAAGCGGCTGTACCTCGCGATCATCGCGATCAGCGTGTTCTGGACGATCGCGGCAGTGCTGGCCGTGCTGTTTCCGCCGCTGGTGAAGAACGTTTTCCATGCCCAGAAGGACGTGGCCAGCGTGTTCCTGGGCATCTTCTCGGTCGGCATCGCGATCGGCTCGGTGATCATCAACCGGCTGCTCAAGGGCAAGGTCTCGGCGCGCTATGCCCCGCTGTCGGTGCTGGCGATGGCGATCTTCGTGTTCGATTTCTATCTCAGCGCGCGCGGCTGGTCGGGCACCCCGGAAAATCTGGCGACGACCCGCGAATTCCTGTCGATGCCCGGCACGTGGCGCGTGCTGCTCGATCTCATCATGATCGCCATCACCGGCGGCATGTTCGTGGTACCGCTCTATGCCTTCCTCACCACCACCGTCGACAAGTCGCAGACTTCGCGCACCGTGGCGGCGAACAACATCGTCAACTCGGCTTTCATGGTGTTCGGATCGGTCGGCATCCTCGGCGTGACCGAGGTCGGCGTCAGCGTCTCCGACGCGATCCTCGTCGTGCTGCTGCTCTGCGTGATCTCGGCGCTATGCGGCTGGCGGCTGTATCAGGCCGAGAAGGCGCACGAGATGGACAGCACCGTCAGTCTCGACTGA
- the aroA gene encoding 3-phosphoshikimate 1-carboxyvinyltransferase, giving the protein MSNAAPSPLSISARGPLRGALTVPGDKSISHRSLMFSALAVGESRIEGLLEGEDVLATAAAMRAMGATIERGDDAVWRVNGVGVGGLLQPEQALDMGNSGTSTRLLMGLVASHPISVTFIGDASLSSRPMGRAIEPLSQMGAEFTASPGANGTQTLPLMVRGINPAVPIEYTLPVASAQVKSAVLLAGLNTPGITRVIEPVPTRDHSERMLRGFGAELTVEDGPEGKIISIRGEAELKPQHIVVPGDPSSAGFWMVAASIVPGSDVTIANVCLNPTRSGLVTALKLMGADITEVNLREVGGESVADLRVRHAPLRAIDVPPELAPSMIDEYPILFVAAACADGRTVARGAHELRVKESDRIAAMAEALTAIGVAVEEFEDGLAIQGSAGEPLDGGAQVASKLDHRIAMSMTVAGLVSRLPVSIDDVAPVATSYPNFFATLDALTE; this is encoded by the coding sequence ATGTCGAACGCAGCCCCCTCCCCCCTGAGCATTTCCGCGCGCGGCCCGCTGCGCGGCGCCCTTACCGTCCCCGGCGACAAGTCGATCAGCCATCGCAGCCTGATGTTCTCGGCGCTCGCGGTGGGCGAAAGCCGGATCGAAGGCCTGCTGGAGGGCGAGGACGTGCTGGCCACCGCCGCGGCGATGCGGGCGATGGGCGCCACGATCGAGCGCGGCGACGATGCGGTGTGGCGCGTCAATGGCGTCGGTGTGGGCGGCCTGCTTCAGCCGGAACAGGCGCTCGACATGGGCAATTCGGGCACTTCGACCCGGCTGCTGATGGGACTCGTCGCCAGCCATCCAATCAGCGTCACCTTCATCGGCGACGCCTCGCTCTCGTCGCGGCCGATGGGCCGGGCGATCGAGCCGCTGTCGCAAATGGGCGCGGAATTCACCGCCAGCCCCGGCGCCAATGGCACTCAAACCCTGCCGCTGATGGTGCGCGGGATCAATCCGGCGGTGCCGATCGAATATACGCTGCCGGTCGCGTCGGCGCAGGTGAAGTCGGCGGTGCTGCTGGCGGGGCTCAACACCCCGGGCATCACGCGGGTGATCGAGCCGGTTCCGACGCGCGACCATAGCGAGCGGATGCTGCGCGGATTCGGCGCGGAGCTGACCGTGGAGGATGGCCCGGAAGGCAAGATCATCTCGATCCGCGGCGAGGCAGAATTGAAGCCGCAGCATATCGTGGTGCCGGGCGATCCCTCGTCGGCAGGCTTCTGGATGGTCGCGGCGTCGATCGTGCCGGGTTCGGACGTGACCATCGCCAATGTCTGCCTCAACCCCACGCGCTCGGGGCTGGTGACGGCGCTCAAGCTGATGGGCGCGGACATCACCGAAGTGAACCTGCGCGAAGTTGGCGGCGAATCGGTCGCCGATCTGCGCGTGCGCCATGCGCCGCTCCGCGCGATCGACGTGCCGCCCGAACTCGCGCCGAGCATGATCGACGAATATCCGATCCTGTTCGTCGCCGCTGCTTGCGCCGACGGCCGCACCGTGGCGCGCGGCGCGCACGAACTGCGCGTGAAGGAATCGGACCGGATCGCGGCGATGGCCGAAGCGCTGACCGCGATCGGCGTGGCTGTAGAAGAGTTTGAAGACGGGCTCGCGATCCAGGGTTCGGCCGGCGAACCGCTGGACGGCGGCGCTCAGGTCGCCTCGAAACTCGATCATCGTATCGCGATGAGCATGACCGTGGCTGGACTCGTATCGCGCTTGCCCGTCAGCATCGACGACGTAGCCCCGGTCGCCACCAGCTACCCTAATTTTTTCGCCACTCTTGACGCGCTTACCGAGTAG
- a CDS encoding putative 2OG-Fe(II) oxygenase, with protein MIVGRLLIVTPAQGATAPAIADIWTLSPLPCKPGLFAGPCARAYGHAMEWRTPAEPESLPPEGFTRRDHEAAIAASEANPAFRDWARLAEHYLALDRKGDAMRACERGLQDGPTAALHHARGLTFAALGLRAQALAEFRRAVTLGGWPLMAMRAAMRMMAADEDAAPLLAYCDTVTPALRETAVTRAFRAIALSKLGRHEEARSLVDLERHVMRIRFDPPEGREAFNRALAAEILADPPAAREGARVSINYRPRLDGPAMAALQAFTRQAMQDYMARREAMGLADILPLPRNPVILQTATTVLRRDGRNRQHIHPRGLISSVYHAQVPEPLRDAGDHRGALVLGVCDEPAGGHQGCWGTRHIPAEEGWLTIFPAHVFHDVVPSGIEAPRISIASDLCPR; from the coding sequence TTGATCGTCGGACGGCTGCTCATCGTCACTCCCGCGCAGGGCGCAACCGCGCCTGCAATCGCGGACATATGGACGCTGTCACCGTTGCCATGCAAGCCCGGCCTGTTTGCAGGCCCCTGCGCCCGCGCCTATGGCCATGCGATGGAGTGGCGAACCCCAGCCGAGCCGGAGAGCCTGCCGCCCGAGGGCTTCACTCGCCGCGACCATGAAGCCGCGATCGCCGCCAGCGAAGCCAATCCTGCATTCCGCGACTGGGCCAGGCTGGCGGAACATTATCTGGCGCTCGATCGCAAGGGGGACGCAATGCGCGCGTGCGAGCGCGGATTGCAGGACGGCCCAACCGCCGCGCTTCATCACGCGCGCGGGCTGACCTTTGCCGCACTGGGCCTGCGCGCGCAGGCATTGGCGGAGTTCAGACGCGCCGTGACGCTGGGCGGATGGCCCCTGATGGCAATGCGCGCAGCGATGCGGATGATGGCGGCGGACGAGGATGCCGCGCCGCTGCTGGCCTATTGCGACACGGTGACCCCGGCGCTGCGCGAAACGGCGGTGACGCGCGCCTTTCGCGCAATCGCGCTGAGCAAGCTGGGACGGCACGAGGAAGCCCGGTCGCTGGTCGATCTGGAACGGCATGTGATGCGGATACGGTTCGATCCGCCGGAAGGACGCGAAGCGTTCAACCGGGCCCTGGCCGCCGAGATCCTCGCCGATCCGCCAGCAGCGCGCGAGGGCGCGCGCGTCTCGATCAACTATCGCCCCCGGCTCGACGGGCCGGCGATGGCCGCGCTCCAGGCATTCACGCGGCAGGCGATGCAGGATTACATGGCGCGGCGGGAAGCGATGGGACTGGCGGATATCCTTCCCCTGCCCCGCAATCCCGTCATCCTGCAGACCGCGACGACGGTGCTGCGCCGCGACGGGCGCAACCGGCAGCATATCCATCCGCGCGGGCTGATCTCGTCGGTCTATCACGCGCAGGTGCCCGAACCGCTGCGCGATGCCGGCGATCATCGCGGCGCGCTGGTGCTGGGCGTGTGCGACGAGCCGGCAGGAGGGCATCAGGGCTGCTGGGGCACGCGGCATATCCCGGCCGAGGAAGGCTGGCTGACGATCTTCCCGGCGCATGTCTTTCACGACGTGGTGCCCTCGGGCATCGAAGCGCCGCGCATCTCGATCGCGTCGGACCTATGCCCCCGCTGA
- a CDS encoding Hsp70 family protein produces the protein MPKPATLGLDFGTTNSVAALARGATSDLVPIDAPDGPAPVFRSALCFWEDEGIRGGIAAEAGPWAIAEYLEYPQGSRFIQSFKSVAASASFEHGTVFERRYRFEDLGRLFIEKMAARAGSAFSEAGRIVVGRPVEYAGHRPDEALARERYDAMFASTGAEIHYVYEPLGAAFSYASRISDPATILVADFGGGTSDFSVVRIEAPGAARRCVPLAHAGVGIAGDRFDYRIVDRLVMPLLGKGGSYRSFDKVLEIPRGYFADFADWSRLALMRNRRTLADLEKLRRAALDPDAIARMIAIIEEELGFRLYEAVGQVKRDLSSADTAIFAFSGAGVDIEAEVSRADFEDWIAPDVVRIEGAVDRALALAGTEPAAIDRVFLTGGSSLMPRIRRLFTDRFGEARIASGGELTSIAHGLALIGQQDDLSAWTS, from the coding sequence ATGCCCAAGCCCGCGACTCTCGGCCTCGATTTCGGCACGACCAATTCGGTCGCGGCGCTCGCGCGCGGCGCGACGTCGGATCTCGTGCCGATCGACGCGCCTGACGGACCCGCGCCGGTGTTCCGTTCGGCCCTGTGCTTCTGGGAGGATGAGGGCATTCGCGGCGGCATCGCGGCCGAGGCTGGCCCCTGGGCGATTGCGGAGTATCTCGAATATCCGCAGGGCAGCCGCTTCATCCAGTCGTTCAAGTCGGTCGCGGCCAGCGCCAGCTTCGAACATGGGACGGTGTTCGAACGGCGGTACCGGTTCGAGGATCTTGGCCGGCTGTTCATCGAGAAAATGGCCGCGCGCGCGGGCAGTGCATTCAGCGAGGCCGGACGGATCGTCGTCGGCCGCCCGGTCGAATATGCCGGGCATCGGCCCGACGAAGCGCTTGCGCGAGAACGATACGACGCGATGTTCGCTTCGACGGGTGCCGAGATTCACTATGTTTATGAGCCGCTTGGCGCAGCGTTCAGCTATGCTTCGCGCATTTCCGATCCGGCAACGATCCTGGTCGCGGACTTCGGCGGCGGCACCAGCGATTTCTCGGTCGTGCGGATCGAAGCGCCCGGCGCGGCGCGGCGGTGCGTACCGCTGGCCCATGCCGGCGTCGGCATCGCGGGCGACCGGTTCGACTATCGCATCGTCGACCGGCTGGTCATGCCGCTGCTCGGCAAGGGCGGTTCCTATCGGTCGTTCGACAAGGTGCTGGAGATTCCACGCGGCTATTTCGCCGACTTCGCCGATTGGTCGCGCCTCGCGCTGATGCGCAACCGTCGGACGCTGGCCGATCTGGAAAAGCTGCGCCGCGCCGCGCTCGATCCCGATGCGATCGCGCGGATGATCGCGATCATCGAGGAAGAGCTCGGCTTCCGCCTCTACGAAGCGGTCGGGCAGGTGAAGCGTGACCTGTCGTCGGCCGATACTGCCATCTTCGCGTTCAGCGGGGCCGGGGTCGATATCGAGGCCGAAGTGTCCCGCGCCGATTTCGAGGACTGGATCGCGCCGGACGTGGTGCGGATCGAAGGCGCCGTCGATCGCGCACTGGCGCTCGCCGGAACCGAACCCGCGGCGATCGACCGCGTGTTCCTCACCGGCGGCTCGTCGCTGATGCCGCGCATCCGCCGCCTCTTCACCGATCGTTTCGGCGAGGCGCGGATCGCCAGCGGCGGCGAACTCACGTCGATCGCGCATGGCCTCGCGCTGATCGGGCAGCAGGACGACCTTTCCGCCTGGACGAGCTGA
- the cmk gene encoding (d)CMP kinase, translated as MIIAVDGPAASGKGTIARALSKHYSLPHLDTGLLYRAVAAAVLKDEFDPANETDAVSACSFDEYTLDDPWLKSEEVGKAASIVSAHPLVRAALLLRQKKFAHQAGGAVLDGRDIGTVIAPDAEVKLFVKATPMIRAQRRHMELRKQGILTSLDKVLNDIRARDERDAKRSNSPMVAAPDAQLLDTSFLSIDAAVQRAVSLVEAKMAAKASAAAD; from the coding sequence ATGATCATCGCAGTCGACGGACCGGCAGCATCGGGCAAGGGCACGATCGCTCGCGCGCTCTCGAAGCATTACAGCCTGCCGCACCTCGATACGGGGCTGCTGTATCGCGCCGTCGCGGCGGCGGTGCTGAAGGACGAGTTCGATCCGGCGAACGAGACCGATGCGGTCTCCGCATGCAGCTTCGACGAATATACGCTCGACGATCCGTGGCTGAAGAGCGAGGAAGTCGGGAAGGCGGCGTCGATCGTCTCGGCGCACCCGCTGGTGCGTGCCGCGCTGCTGCTGCGTCAGAAGAAGTTCGCCCATCAGGCAGGCGGCGCAGTGCTCGACGGGCGCGATATCGGCACCGTCATCGCCCCGGACGCCGAGGTGAAGCTGTTCGTGAAGGCCACGCCGATGATCCGCGCGCAGCGGCGGCATATGGAGCTGCGCAAGCAGGGCATCCTGACCAGCCTCGACAAGGTGCTGAACGACATCCGCGCCCGCGACGAGCGCGACGCCAAGCGCAGCAATTCGCCGATGGTGGCCGCGCCCGACGCGCAACTGCTCGACACCAGCTTCCTGTCGATCGACGCCGCGGTCCAGCGCGCGGTCTCGCTGGTCGAAGCGAAGATGGCGGCCAAGGCAAGCGCCGCCGCCGACTGA
- a CDS encoding hydrogen peroxide-inducible genes activator — MAQTYLPTLKQLQYLVALHDSGHFGRAAEACFVTQSTLSAGIRELETLIGVVLVERTRRVVRFTPLGERIVDKARLVLREADELGDMARAAGRPLSGEMRMSVIPTIAPFLLPRILPRLRKEYPDLKLFLREETSSQACEALNHGRADCVLLAMPYACGDVEIAPLFDDALYVAFPRDEPNMRDPAIRPEDIDATRLLMLEDGHCLKDHALAACNRPELRAEATMMGTSLHTMVQMVDNGLGVTMLPAMAVDAGILDHTNVAARPLEAENASRKIALAWRKASPRVEDFRLLAGVLAASR; from the coding sequence ATGGCGCAAACCTACCTCCCGACGCTCAAGCAGCTCCAATATCTGGTCGCGCTGCATGATTCCGGCCATTTCGGCCGCGCGGCGGAGGCGTGTTTCGTCACCCAGTCCACCCTGTCCGCCGGCATCCGCGAGCTCGAAACGCTGATCGGCGTGGTTCTTGTCGAGCGCACCCGCCGCGTCGTCCGCTTCACGCCGCTGGGCGAACGGATCGTCGACAAGGCCCGGCTCGTCCTGCGCGAAGCCGACGAGCTCGGCGACATGGCCCGCGCCGCCGGCCGCCCGCTGTCGGGTGAGATGCGGATGAGCGTGATCCCCACCATCGCCCCCTTCCTCCTGCCGCGCATCCTGCCCCGGCTGCGCAAGGAATATCCCGACCTCAAGCTGTTCCTCCGCGAGGAAACGAGCAGCCAGGCGTGCGAAGCGCTCAATCATGGCCGCGCCGACTGTGTGCTGCTGGCGATGCCCTATGCCTGCGGCGACGTCGAAATCGCGCCTCTGTTCGACGATGCGCTCTACGTCGCCTTCCCGCGGGACGAGCCGAACATGCGCGATCCCGCGATCCGGCCCGAGGACATCGACGCGACGCGCCTGCTGATGCTCGAGGACGGGCATTGCCTGAAGGATCACGCGCTGGCCGCGTGCAACCGCCCCGAACTGCGCGCCGAAGCGACGATGATGGGCACCTCGCTCCACACGATGGTGCAGATGGTCGACAACGGCCTCGGCGTGACGATGCTCCCCGCGATGGCGGTGGACGCCGGCATCCTCGACCACACCAACGTCGCGGCGCGCCCGCTGGAGGCCGAAAACGCCTCGCGCAAGATCGCGCTGGCATGGCGCAAGGCCAGCCCCCGGGTGGAGGATTTCAGGCTGCTGGCAGGCGTACTGGCGGCATCGCGCTAG
- a CDS encoding TIGR02300 family protein — translation MVKAEWGTKRGCPKCGTRFYDLTKDEPVTCISCGYAWAPEPILKSKQPLPFEQVKADPDKASADSDLGDEDLDIVSADDEEPSPDDDVDLGGDDDLGVETGGNDDDN, via the coding sequence ATGGTGAAGGCCGAATGGGGTACCAAGCGTGGGTGCCCGAAATGTGGAACGCGTTTCTACGATCTGACCAAGGACGAGCCGGTCACCTGCATCAGCTGCGGCTATGCCTGGGCGCCCGAGCCGATCCTGAAGTCGAAGCAGCCGCTGCCGTTCGAGCAGGTCAAGGCTGATCCGGACAAGGCAAGCGCGGATTCGGATCTGGGCGACGAGGATCTGGACATCGTTTCGGCTGACGACGAAGAACCGTCGCCGGACGACGATGTCGATCTGGGCGGTGACGACGACCTCGGCGTCGAAACCGGCGGAAACGACGACGACAACTAA
- a CDS encoding peptidylprolyl isomerase, with amino-acid sequence MRVLILAALMIFGLAAGPAPDPAQDKPIPGMVRVRIVTSEGSIVVALDAKRAPKTTANFLAYVDDGRFAGTTFYRASRRKGAPGQGFIQGGIGTDARRMLVPVPLEPTNVTGIRHTDGVISMARGAYPNSANGNFSILSGPAASLDAKPGNPGYAAFGRVVSGMDVVKRILAKPSGGGYGAMAGQMLDRPVQLIRVDRLDGTARPTVKFRSWELPKRR; translated from the coding sequence ATGCGTGTTCTGATCCTCGCCGCGCTGATGATCTTCGGGCTGGCCGCCGGGCCTGCCCCCGATCCGGCGCAGGACAAGCCTATCCCCGGCATGGTGCGCGTGCGGATCGTCACGTCCGAAGGATCGATCGTGGTCGCGCTCGATGCAAAGCGCGCGCCGAAGACGACCGCCAATTTCCTTGCCTATGTCGATGACGGGCGGTTTGCGGGCACCACCTTCTATCGCGCCTCGCGCCGCAAGGGCGCGCCGGGCCAGGGCTTCATCCAGGGCGGGATCGGTACCGATGCGCGCCGGATGCTCGTCCCCGTCCCGCTCGAGCCGACCAACGTCACCGGGATCCGCCACACCGACGGCGTTATCTCGATGGCGCGCGGCGCCTATCCCAATTCGGCGAACGGCAATTTCTCGATCCTGTCCGGCCCTGCGGCAAGCCTCGACGCGAAGCCCGGCAATCCCGGCTATGCAGCGTTCGGGCGCGTCGTTTCGGGCATGGACGTGGTCAAGCGCATCCTCGCGAAGCCCTCAGGCGGAGGCTATGGCGCGATGGCCGGTCAGATGCTGGATCGCCCCGTGCAGCTGATCCGCGTCGATCGGCTGGACGGGACCGCGCGCCCGACGGTGAAGTTCCGGTCGTGGGAACTGCCCAAGCGGCGCTGA
- the pgsA gene encoding CDP-diacylglycerol--glycerol-3-phosphate 3-phosphatidyltransferase, with amino-acid sequence MLTLPNILTLSRIVTVPLLAAFLWWPEWDVGYAIAFAIYALMGVTDYFDGYLARAQGTVSKLGVFLDPIADKIMIAAVILMLCAKGVIPGLHVIAALIILIREIAVSGLREFLGGIQVSMPVSQLAKWKTAFQLGSLGFLIFAPAMPSWEWVHPAGLVFLWIAAALTAITGWDYLRIGLKHMDT; translated from the coding sequence ATGCTGACCCTGCCCAACATCCTCACCCTGTCGCGGATCGTTACGGTGCCGCTGCTTGCTGCGTTCCTGTGGTGGCCCGAATGGGATGTGGGATACGCCATCGCCTTCGCGATATACGCGCTGATGGGCGTGACCGACTATTTCGACGGCTATCTCGCCCGCGCGCAGGGCACGGTGTCGAAGCTGGGCGTGTTCCTCGATCCGATCGCGGACAAGATCATGATCGCGGCGGTGATCCTGATGCTGTGCGCCAAGGGCGTGATCCCCGGCCTGCACGTCATCGCGGCGCTGATCATCCTGATCCGCGAGATCGCGGTATCGGGCCTGCGCGAGTTCCTGGGAGGCATCCAGGTCTCGATGCCGGTGTCGCAGCTGGCCAAGTGGAAGACGGCGTTCCAGCTGGGGTCGCTGGGCTTCCTGATCTTCGCGCCGGCCATGCCCAGCTGGGAATGGGTCCATCCGGCGGGGCTGGTGTTCCTGTGGATCGCCGCCGCGCTGACCGCGATCACCGGGTGGGACTATCTGCGGATCGGCCTGAAGCACATGGATACGTGA
- a CDS encoding molybdenum cofactor biosynthesis protein MoaE, with translation MIRVSVQPAPIDLATEIAGAEARGAGGIASFTGSVRADDGVTELTLEHYPGMTEGALIGMAEEAFVRWNLLAVTVVHRVGPMVPGDHIVFIATAAAHRKEALESCAYLIDRLKTDAPFWKHEKRGEVSAWVEAKASDEAAAGRWV, from the coding sequence ATGATCCGCGTTTCGGTCCAGCCCGCGCCGATCGACCTCGCGACCGAGATTGCGGGCGCAGAGGCGCGCGGGGCGGGGGGCATCGCCAGCTTCACCGGATCGGTCCGCGCCGACGACGGCGTAACCGAACTGACGCTGGAACATTATCCCGGCATGACCGAAGGCGCGCTGATCGGGATGGCCGAGGAAGCGTTCGTCCGGTGGAATTTGCTGGCGGTGACCGTGGTTCACCGCGTGGGACCGATGGTGCCGGGCGACCATATCGTGTTCATCGCGACCGCGGCGGCGCACCGGAAGGAAGCGCTGGAAAGCTGTGCCTATCTGATCGACCGGCTGAAGACCGACGCGCCCTTCTGGAAGCATGAGAAGCGCGGCGAGGTTTCGGCTTGGGTCGAAGCGAAAGCCAGTGACGAAGCCGCAGCGGGGCGCTGGGTCTAG
- a CDS encoding LacI family DNA-binding transcriptional regulator: protein MSSRPTIKEVSKIAGVSFKTVSRVLNNEKHVSEATRRKVEEAVATLNFRPSHAARTLAGRRSFQVALIYDNPSPYYVYHVQTGAQERCVELGFRLLHQPCDSKSDDLMPSVTALIDEAHLDGVIISPPVSDAMGLIDELERRNISHVRIAPGIRRGAGLTVSIDDIAAGREMTEYLLSLGHRAIAFIKGPSNHISSDERLQGYRAALDAHGVAFDPALVVQGDYSFVSGRKAAQALLDLPTPPTAIFAGNDDMAAGALAVAHERDIAVPAQLSIAGFDDTDLARAVWPPLTTIHQPVRDLAYAAANLLLGGESKSEQLTLEHTLQKRASTGPAPTR from the coding sequence ATGAGCAGCCGTCCGACGATCAAGGAAGTCTCGAAGATCGCCGGGGTCTCGTTCAAGACCGTCTCGCGCGTCCTCAACAACGAAAAGCATGTCAGCGAAGCGACCCGGCGCAAGGTCGAGGAAGCCGTCGCCACGCTCAACTTCCGGCCGAGTCACGCCGCGCGCACGCTGGCCGGGCGGCGGTCGTTCCAGGTCGCGCTCATCTACGACAATCCCAGCCCCTATTATGTCTATCACGTCCAGACCGGCGCGCAGGAACGCTGCGTGGAGCTCGGCTTCCGGCTGCTGCACCAGCCGTGCGACAGCAAGTCCGACGATCTGATGCCCAGCGTCACAGCGCTGATCGACGAGGCGCATCTCGATGGCGTGATCATTTCGCCGCCGGTCAGCGACGCGATGGGGCTGATCGACGAACTGGAGCGGCGCAACATCTCGCATGTCCGCATCGCGCCCGGCATCCGCCGCGGGGCGGGGCTGACCGTTTCGATCGACGATATCGCCGCCGGGCGGGAGATGACGGAATATCTCCTCAGCCTCGGCCATCGCGCGATCGCGTTCATCAAGGGCCCGTCCAACCATATCTCGTCGGACGAACGGCTTCAGGGCTATCGCGCCGCGCTCGACGCTCATGGCGTGGCGTTCGATCCTGCGCTGGTGGTGCAGGGCGACTACAGCTTCGTGTCGGGCCGCAAGGCGGCGCAGGCGCTGCTCGATCTGCCGACGCCGCCGACCGCGATCTTTGCCGGCAACGACGATATGGCGGCGGGTGCGCTTGCCGTGGCGCACGAGCGGGACATCGCAGTGCCCGCGCAGCTTTCGATCGCCGGGTTCGATGATACCGATCTGGCGCGCGCGGTGTGGCCGCCGCTGACCACGATCCACCAGCCGGTGCGCGATCTGGCCTATGCCGCGGCGAACCTGCTGCTGGGCGGCGAGAGCAAGAGCGAGCAGCTCACGCTGGAACATACGCTGCAGAAGCGTGCTTCGACCGGGCCCGCGCCAACGCGCTGA